AGCCTTCCACTGGTCGAGGCGGAGGTTGTCTATCAGCAGGAATACGTTGGGAACGTTGGGATCCAGTGCAGGAACGATTTTATCTCTGAAAAGGGTGTGCGACATCACCGGGGCATCCTGTGCTTTGGGATGTAGCCAATCGCTGTAATTTCTGCTGATAAACTTCGCGAATTCTGTATTGGCTTCCGCTTTCTGGGCATTGAACACTTCCAGCATTTCAGGGCTGTCAGTTTTGGACATTTCCATTTCCCAGTAAACCAGTTTTTTGTAGATATCCATCCATTCGGCGTGGTCAGGGTTGGAATTGAGTGCCATAAAGAGGGTCCTGAATTGCTGCTGGTAGGCGCTGGTCGTCTTTTCGGCTATAAGTCGTTTATTATCAATTATTTTTTTGAGAGATAGTAATACCTGATTAGGATTTACAGGTTTGATGAGGTAATCCGTGATCTGGGAGCCAATGGCGTCATCCATCACGTTTTCCGCTTCATTTTTGGTGATCATGACCACCGGAATCTGCTGGTCAATTTCTTTTATTTTCCCCAGGGTTTCCAGGCCGGTGATGCCGGGCATGGATTCGTCGAGGAGAACGACGTCTACTACCTGTTCTTTCAGGAACTCCAGGGCATCGTAGCCGTTGGTGAGGGCAGATACCTTGTAACCTTTATTCTCTAAAAAGATGATCTGCGATTTCAGGGAATCGATTTCATCATCTACCCATAGTATATTTATCTGGCTCATAGTTAGTATTAAAAAGTCTTTAAAACAGGAAATTAACCCATTTTTTTGGCAATAATCGTGTGGGTAGTGTCATCGAACTGAAATTATTCGTTAAAAACATAACCTTAAATTAAAATGACCTGCTTAAAAATAGGGGTGGGTCATAAAGTTATTTACCTTTGCAAATACAATTTTTCATACCTGTGATTCGTCTCCAGAAATATGAAAAATAGGGGTAAGTGGCTCCAAAGACGTCATTATAAGTAAAAATATTACATATAATTAATTCCTGGTGTAGCTTTGCAGCGGATACAGGATAAATACTGGGTGTGGAAAAACCGTTTGGATTGAATAACTAAATGCAATGACCGAAAGCAAGCGAAAAATTGTTAATGATCCGGTGTATGGCTTTATTACCATAGATCACCCGTTGATACTTAACCTCATATCCCATCCATATTACCAGCGTTTAAGGCGCATTCATCAGATGGCGCTGGCTCATTTGGTTTATCCCGGTGCGGTTCATACCCGTTTTCATCATTCTTTAGGGGCTTACCACCTGATGTGTGGGGCATTGCAGGAGCTGAAGGGCAAGGGAGTGGAAATTACTCCTGAGGAAGAGGTTGCTTCAAAAATGGCCATATTATTGCATGATATCGGCCATGGGCCATATTCTCATGCTTTAGAGCATGGTATTATTGAAGGCGTTTCCCATGAAGCCATTTCCCATTGGCTGATGGAGGCACTGAATAAAGAGATGAACGGGGCGCTGACGCTCACATTGGATATTTTCAACGGACGTTACCATAAAAAATTTCTTCATCAGCTGGTGTCAAGTCAGCTGGACGTAGATAGAATGGATTACCTGAACAGGGACAGCTTTTTCACGGGTGTTTCTGAGGGAGTGATTGGTTATGACCGCATTATAAAGATGTTGACGGTACATAAGGGTGAGTTGATGGTAGAAGAGAAGGGTATTTATTCTATAGAGAAATTTATTATTGCCAGGAGGCTGATGTACTGGCAGGTATACCTGCATAAGACGGTGCTGAGTGCGGAGAATATGCTGGTAAAGATCCTGGTGAGGGCGAGAAAGCTTGCACAGGCGGGGGAAAAGCTTTTCTGTTCACCGGCTTTGGAGTATTTCCTGTATAACCATATAACCAAAGACAATTTCGAAAAGGATCCGGAATGCCTGCAGATGTTCTGCATGCTGGACGATTATGATATACTGGGCGCTATAAAAGTATGGACTACGCATAAGGACCAGGTGCTGTCCCTTTTATGCAAATGGCTAATAAACAGGCAGTTATTTAAGGTTGTATTAAGTCATGAGCCATTTGATGAGGAGTCGCTACAGTTGTTCAGACAACAGGTTAAAGAAAAATGGAATATTTCTGATCCTGATTTAGATTATTTTGTATTCTCAGACGCGGCCACATTGCGGGCATATAATATAAACGACGAAAAAATCAATATCCTGTTCAAAGATGGAACTGTGAAAGACATTTCATCGATTGACAATGCACTGATTAGCCATACACTGGCTATACCGGTAAAAAAATTCTACATTTGTCATCCAAAAATTCAGGTGAATGGTGTTTTATAAGGCACTAAAACATAATAAAAACAGTTTATATAAACTGATATAGCCTGAAAAACATATCAATTTTAAACTATGCAGTTTAGCGCATTACAATTAGCTACCATGCTGGATGGGAAGCTGGAGGGGAATCCGGATGTGAAAGTGAGCAACATCGGCAAGATTGAAGAAGCCGGTGAGGGCATGCTCAGCTTCATAGCGAACCCAAAATATGAAGAGTTCCTGTATACCACTAAAGCGTCCATACTGCTCGTTAACGAGAGCCTGGTAATAGAACGTCCTATCGATGCTACACTCATCCGGGTAAAGGATGCGTATAGCAGCATGGCGCTCCTGCTGGAAAAGTATCATTATATGACCGGCAACAAAACCGGTATCCAGCAACCATCCTATGTACCCCAATCCGTTAAACTCGGCGAAAATGTATTTATAGGTGCATTTGCATATCTGGGTGAAAATGTGGTGTTGGGAAAAAATGTAAAGATTTATCCGGGGGTATACCTCGGTGATAACGTCATTGTAATGGACGACTCCGTACTTTACCCTGGCGTGAAAGTATACGAAAACTGTGTTGTTGGCAACAGAGTGGTGCTGCATGCAGGTTGTGTAATCGGTGGCGATGGCTTCGGATTTGCTCCGCAGCCGGACGGTGCCTATAAAAAAGTACCTCAGATCGGTAATGTGGTGATCCAGGATGATGTGGAAATTGGTTCCAATACCACCATCGACAGAGCCACCATGGGATCTACCGTTATTCAGAAAGGCGTTAAGCTGGACAACCTGATTCAGGTAGCCCATAACGTGGATATCGGACAGAATACCGTTATCGCGGCACAAACCGGTGTTTCCGGTAGTACCAAAGTAGGCCAGAACTGTGTGATCGGTGGTCAGGTAGGCATGGTAGGACATATCCACATCGCCGATGGTACCAAAATCAACGCCCAGAGCGGATTGTCAAAATCCATTACCATACCTAACTCTTCCCTGACCGGCTCTCCGGCGTACGATTATAAAAGTTCGCTGAAAAGTCAGGCAATTTTTAGAAATTTGCCCGATCTTGAAAAAAGGGTAAAAGAATTGGAAGAAATGGTAAGACAACTCCTGGCTGAAAAAGCAGGGGTGTAATACTTTAAAGCCGAAACAGTTATACATTAGATAATTATGATGGAAAATCAACAGTTGGAAAACCAGCATACATTGAAAGGTGACATTCACATTTCTGGTGTTGGTTTACACACTGGGGCCAGTGTGAATATGACTTTGAAGCCGGCCTCTCCAGGATTTGGGATTAAATTTCAACGTGTAGACCTGCCTAATCAGCCAGTTGTAAAAGCAGACGTGGACTATGTGGTTGATACCGCAAGAGGAACCACCCTGGAACATAACGGCGCCCGTGTGAGCACAGTAGAGCATCTGCTGGCAGCATTGGTTGGCACTGGTGTGGACAACGTGCTGATTGAACTGGATGGTCCTGAAATTCCTATCATGGATGGTAGTTCCCTGCCATTCATAGAAGCAATCGAGAAAATCGGTATCCAGGACCAGGACGCTAAGAAAATCTACTATACCATCGACACTAACATCACTTATTACGATGAGCAGAAGAAAGTGGAAATGGTAGCGCTCCCTGCGTTGAACTATAGTATTACCTGTCTGATAGACTTCAATAGCCCTGTACTGGGTACACAGCATGCCAAAATGAAAGGACTGGAACAGTTCCGTGATGATATCGCATCATCCCGCACGTTCTGCTTCCTGCATGAGCTGGAATACCTGCTGAACAACAACCTGATCAAAGGTGGTGATATCAATAACGCGATCGTAGTGGTAGACCGCGCGGTAAATGAAGACGATATGGCCCGTCTGGCTAAAGCCTTCAACCGCGAAACCATGTCTGTACAGCGTGAAGGTATCCTCAACAATATTGAGCTGCGTTTCCCTAACGAACCGGCACGTCACAAACTCCTGGACGTTGTAGGTGACCTCGCCCTGATCGGATATCCTATCAAGGCGCATATCATCGCCAACCGCCCGGGTCACGCTTCCAACGTGGAATTTGCACGTAAGATCAAAGCGTATATCAAAAAGAACAAGCATAACCAGGGCGTTCCTGTTTATGATCCGATGCAGCCACCAATCTTCGATACCCCACGTATCGAAAGAACCCTGCCGCACAGATACCCTATGCTGCTGGTGGATAAAATCATCGAACTGCAGGAAGAACGCGTAGTAGGTATCAAGAATGTTACCTTCAACGAAAACTTCTTCCAGGGCCACTTCCCTGGCAATCCTGTAATGCCTGGAGTTCTCCAGCTGGAAGCACTGGCACAGGTTGGTGGTATCCTGGCGCTGAACAGGGTAGCGGATCCTGAAAACTACGATACTTATTTCCTGAAAATCGACAACTGTAAATTCAAACAGAAAGTTTTTCCGGGAGATACCATGATTCTTAAAATGGAGTTGCTGAGTCCGATCAGAAGGGGAATAGTTGAGATGCGCGGCACCGTATTTATCGGCAATAAGGTAGCTACCGAAGCTGATATGATAGCACAAATTATTAAAACAAGAGAGAGCAAATAACAGCAATGATCCACCCGCTTACTTACATACATCCGGACGCCAAAGTTGCGCCAAATGTAAAAATTGATCCGTTTACTGTAATTCACAAAAACGTTGAAATAGGTGAAGGTACCTGGATCGGCTCCAACGTAACCATCATGGAAGGAGCCCGTATCGGCAGCAACTGTCGTATATTCCCAGGTGCAGTTATTTCTGCTATCCCTCAGGATTTAAAATATGCGGGTGAAGAAACTACCGTGGAAATCGGTAACAACACCACAATTCGTGAATATGTTACCATCAACCGCGGTACCAAAGACAAATGGAAAACCACTATCGGTAACAACTGTCTGATTATGGCTTACAGCCATATTGCTCACGATTGCGAAGTAGGTAACTACTGCGTATTCTCCAACAACACCACCCTGGCAGGCCACATCACCGTTGGTGATCACGTAGTATTAGCCGGAATGGTGGCAGTACAACAGTTCTGCAAAATCGGTGACCACGCATTCGTTACCGGCGGTTCCCTCGTACGTAAAGATGTTCCTCCTTTCGTAAAAGCCGCCCGTGAACCACTCTCTTATGTTGGTGTCAACTCTGTAGGCCTCAAAAGAAGAGGCTTCTCCGTTGAAAAAATTAACCACATCCTCGACATTTACCGTGTCATCTTCGTAAAAGGCTACAAGCTCTCCAAGGCTATCAGTATGATCGAAGCTGAATTCCCTGCTACTGACGAAAGAGATGAAGTACTCAACTTCATCCGTGAGTCCGGCCGCGGTATTATGAAAGGTTATACTTCCAGATCTAACGACGACTGATGACGATATCACTGAATCAGACTGGAAAGCGTTATAACTACGACTGGATATTCCGTCGGGTTGACTACTCCTTTCAGGATGGTGAAAGATATGCTATACTCGGTCCGAACGGATCAGGCAAATCCACACTACTACAAGTAATCAGCGGTGCCATTCAGCAAAATGAAGGCACCGTTTCATACAGCACACCGGAAGGGTCCATCCCCGTAGATGAATTCTTCCGGTATTGTGCTATTGCGGCCCCATACCTCGAACTGATCGAGGAACTCACCCTCCGCGAAAGCATCGAATTTCATTTACAGTTCAAAAACTTCCTGCCGGGAATAACGCCCCAAAAGGCGATGGAACTGGTAGGACTGGAAAAAGCTGCCAACAAACAGATCAGGCACTTTTCTTCCGGTATGAAACAGCGTACCAAACTGGCCCTGGCTATCTTTTCCGATGTGCCGGTGCTCTTCCTGGACGAACCCTGCACCAACCTCGACAATGCAGGTACAACCCTTTACCAGCAGCTTATCAGCGAATATGGCGGCAACCGCCTGATCATCGTTAGCTCCAACGATGAACGCGAATATTTTATGTGCAAGCACTTTATACATATCAGCGATTATAAAAAGTAGAGGGCGTTATTATATCTTCGCTGCTACTAAAAGCTGAACAAGCATGCAAACTGCCAATAAGAAAGTCATTAACGGCTGGGCCATGTACGATTGGGCCAACTCCGTTTATAACCTGGTTATCACCACTACCTTCTTCCCTATCTATTTCCTCGCTGTCACCAAAGAGAAAGTTTCCTTCCTGGGAATGAACTTTGTCAACTCAGCACTTTACAATTACACTATGGCAGCGGCTTTCCTGCTGGTAGCCATTGCCTCTCCCATCCTGTCTTCCATAGCAGATACCAGGGGAAACAAAAAGAACTTCCTGGTATTCTTTACACTGCTGGGGTCCATCTCCTGCAGCGCCCTGTATTTCTTCGACAGCAGCAACCTCTATTGGGGCGTCACCTTCTTTATGCTGGCCACAATGGGTTATTGCGGCGGACTGGTATTCTACAACTCTTATCTGCCTGAAATTGCCGCTCCTGAAGATCAGGACAACGTAAGTGCAAAAGGATTTGCCATGGGTTATATCGGTAGTGTGATCCTGCAACTGATAGGATTTGCGCTGGTGATCATCAAGCCATTTGGCATGACAGACGCCAAACCCGTACAGCTTACCTTCCTGCTGGTAGGCATTTGGTGGCTGGGATTTGCACAGATTACCTTCCGTGCGTTACCAGCAACCAGGAGTGCGGCCAAACATACCGGCAGCGCCCTCACAGAAGGCTTTACTGAATTGAAAAAAGTATACGCACAGGTGAAACTCATGCCAGTACTGAAATGCTTCCTTCGTGGTTTCTTCTTTTACAGCATGGGTGTACAAACTGTAATGCTGGCCGCTACCATTTTCGGCAGCAAAGTATTGCACCTCCCGGATACCAACCTGATTGCAACTGTGGTAATCATCCAGGTGGTAGCTATTCTGGGTGCCTGGGGGATGGCTAAACTTTCCGGTGTATATGGCAACCTGCGTGTAATCATTGCCGTTGTTATTATGTGGATCTTCATTTGCATTGCCGGTTATAAAATGCAGACGGCCATGCACTTCTATCTGTTGGCAACTGCTGTTGGCCTGGTTATGGGAGGTATTCAGTCGCTCAGCCGATCTACCTACGCGAAACTAATGCCTGAAACCAGGGATACGGCTTCTTTCTTCAGCTATTATGACGTAACTGAAAAGCTCTCCATCGTGATCGGTATGTTCTCCTTTGCTTATATAGATGACCTTACCAACAACCTCCGCTATTCCGTACTCGCATTGGTGGTGTTCTTCGTAATAGGACTGGTATGGGTCATCACAGCACTGTTGAAACAGAAGCAATTAGAAGCAGAAACCTTAACTTCGGTAAAAGCTTAATAATGAAATTATACACCATAGAAACCGGATTTTTCAAGTTAGATGGCGGCGCCATGTTTGGCGTTGTTCCTAAAACGATGTGGAATAAACTCAATCCGGCAGATGAAAACAATCTCTGCACCTGGGCCATGCGTTGCCTCCTCATTGAAGATGGTAAAAGGCTGATCCTGGTCGACAATGGTATCGGTGATAAACAGGATGCGAAATTCTTCGGTCATTACTATCTCCATGGTACAGATACGCTGGATAAATCACTGGCTGCACATGGTTTTCATAGAGATGATATCACCGATGTATTTCTCACACACCTGCATTTCGACCATTGTGGCGGAAGTATAGTAAGAGCGGGAGATAAACTGGTACCTGCCTTTAAAAACGCTACCTACTGGAGCAATGCCGACCACTGGCAATGGGCTACTGTACCCAACGACAGAGAAAAGGCCTCCTTCCTGAAGGAAAATATCCTTCCTATACAGGAAAGCGGACAGCTCAGATTCGTAGAAAACAAAGAAGGCATCGCTTTCACTGATCATGTGCGCATCCGCTTTGCCAATGGCCATACCGATGCCATGATGCTCCCTCAGATCAGCTATAAAG
This window of the Chitinophaga sp. Cy-1792 genome carries:
- a CDS encoding HD domain-containing protein produces the protein MTESKRKIVNDPVYGFITIDHPLILNLISHPYYQRLRRIHQMALAHLVYPGAVHTRFHHSLGAYHLMCGALQELKGKGVEITPEEEVASKMAILLHDIGHGPYSHALEHGIIEGVSHEAISHWLMEALNKEMNGALTLTLDIFNGRYHKKFLHQLVSSQLDVDRMDYLNRDSFFTGVSEGVIGYDRIIKMLTVHKGELMVEEKGIYSIEKFIIARRLMYWQVYLHKTVLSAENMLVKILVRARKLAQAGEKLFCSPALEYFLYNHITKDNFEKDPECLQMFCMLDDYDILGAIKVWTTHKDQVLSLLCKWLINRQLFKVVLSHEPFDEESLQLFRQQVKEKWNISDPDLDYFVFSDAATLRAYNINDEKINILFKDGTVKDISSIDNALISHTLAIPVKKFYICHPKIQVNGVL
- the lpxD gene encoding UDP-3-O-(3-hydroxymyristoyl)glucosamine N-acyltransferase; amino-acid sequence: MQFSALQLATMLDGKLEGNPDVKVSNIGKIEEAGEGMLSFIANPKYEEFLYTTKASILLVNESLVIERPIDATLIRVKDAYSSMALLLEKYHYMTGNKTGIQQPSYVPQSVKLGENVFIGAFAYLGENVVLGKNVKIYPGVYLGDNVIVMDDSVLYPGVKVYENCVVGNRVVLHAGCVIGGDGFGFAPQPDGAYKKVPQIGNVVIQDDVEIGSNTTIDRATMGSTVIQKGVKLDNLIQVAHNVDIGQNTVIAAQTGVSGSTKVGQNCVIGGQVGMVGHIHIADGTKINAQSGLSKSITIPNSSLTGSPAYDYKSSLKSQAIFRNLPDLEKRVKELEEMVRQLLAEKAGV
- a CDS encoding bifunctional UDP-3-O-[3-hydroxymyristoyl] N-acetylglucosamine deacetylase/3-hydroxyacyl-ACP dehydratase, which gives rise to MMENQQLENQHTLKGDIHISGVGLHTGASVNMTLKPASPGFGIKFQRVDLPNQPVVKADVDYVVDTARGTTLEHNGARVSTVEHLLAALVGTGVDNVLIELDGPEIPIMDGSSLPFIEAIEKIGIQDQDAKKIYYTIDTNITYYDEQKKVEMVALPALNYSITCLIDFNSPVLGTQHAKMKGLEQFRDDIASSRTFCFLHELEYLLNNNLIKGGDINNAIVVVDRAVNEDDMARLAKAFNRETMSVQREGILNNIELRFPNEPARHKLLDVVGDLALIGYPIKAHIIANRPGHASNVEFARKIKAYIKKNKHNQGVPVYDPMQPPIFDTPRIERTLPHRYPMLLVDKIIELQEERVVGIKNVTFNENFFQGHFPGNPVMPGVLQLEALAQVGGILALNRVADPENYDTYFLKIDNCKFKQKVFPGDTMILKMELLSPIRRGIVEMRGTVFIGNKVATEADMIAQIIKTRESK
- the lpxA gene encoding acyl-ACP--UDP-N-acetylglucosamine O-acyltransferase; the protein is MIHPLTYIHPDAKVAPNVKIDPFTVIHKNVEIGEGTWIGSNVTIMEGARIGSNCRIFPGAVISAIPQDLKYAGEETTVEIGNNTTIREYVTINRGTKDKWKTTIGNNCLIMAYSHIAHDCEVGNYCVFSNNTTLAGHITVGDHVVLAGMVAVQQFCKIGDHAFVTGGSLVRKDVPPFVKAAREPLSYVGVNSVGLKRRGFSVEKINHILDIYRVIFVKGYKLSKAISMIEAEFPATDERDEVLNFIRESGRGIMKGYTSRSNDD
- a CDS encoding ATP-binding cassette domain-containing protein; amino-acid sequence: MTISLNQTGKRYNYDWIFRRVDYSFQDGERYAILGPNGSGKSTLLQVISGAIQQNEGTVSYSTPEGSIPVDEFFRYCAIAAPYLELIEELTLRESIEFHLQFKNFLPGITPQKAMELVGLEKAANKQIRHFSSGMKQRTKLALAIFSDVPVLFLDEPCTNLDNAGTTLYQQLISEYGGNRLIIVSSNDEREYFMCKHFIHISDYKK
- a CDS encoding MFS transporter, giving the protein MQTANKKVINGWAMYDWANSVYNLVITTTFFPIYFLAVTKEKVSFLGMNFVNSALYNYTMAAAFLLVAIASPILSSIADTRGNKKNFLVFFTLLGSISCSALYFFDSSNLYWGVTFFMLATMGYCGGLVFYNSYLPEIAAPEDQDNVSAKGFAMGYIGSVILQLIGFALVIIKPFGMTDAKPVQLTFLLVGIWWLGFAQITFRALPATRSAAKHTGSALTEGFTELKKVYAQVKLMPVLKCFLRGFFFYSMGVQTVMLAATIFGSKVLHLPDTNLIATVVIIQVVAILGAWGMAKLSGVYGNLRVIIAVVIMWIFICIAGYKMQTAMHFYLLATAVGLVMGGIQSLSRSTYAKLMPETRDTASFFSYYDVTEKLSIVIGMFSFAYIDDLTNNLRYSVLALVVFFVIGLVWVITALLKQKQLEAETLTSVKA
- a CDS encoding MBL fold metallo-hydrolase, with the protein product MKLYTIETGFFKLDGGAMFGVVPKTMWNKLNPADENNLCTWAMRCLLIEDGKRLILVDNGIGDKQDAKFFGHYYLHGTDTLDKSLAAHGFHRDDITDVFLTHLHFDHCGGSIVRAGDKLVPAFKNATYWSNADHWQWATVPNDREKASFLKENILPIQESGQLRFVENKEGIAFTDHVRIRFANGHTDAMMLPQISYKDQTLIYMADLLPSIAHIPLPYVMAYDTRPLITLNEKKSFLQEAAENKYILFFEHDPVNECCILQQTEKGIRAGDAFKLSSI